acttctgtaaaccctagtagctagtttagtataaatagaactctttacgagtgtattagacatatttggtctcagttttaattaattatccatcttaggaggctattgatcatgttttgggggctggccattcggccatgcctggaccttcatcacttatgtattttcaacggtggagtttctacacaccatagattaaggatgtggagctctgctgtacctcaagttttaatgcaattactactattttctattcaattcaatttattcctgttctaagataccattcgtactttaacctgatggatgtgatgatctgtgacactcatcatcatccatccttatgaacgcgtgcctgacaaccacttctgttctacaagcaaaagctaaagtgcgtatctcttggattcttgatgcatgacgcatggttgcccctcgcctgacaaccgagccttccattccgtgagattagagtcttcgtggtataagctagaattgatggcggcattcatgagaatccagaaagtctaaaccttgtctgtggtattccaagtaggattctgagattgaatgactgtgacgagcttcaaactcacgattgatgggcgtgatgacaaacgcaaaagaatcaagggattctattccaacatgatcgagaaccgacagatgattagtcgtgccgtgacagagcatttggacctttttcactgagaggatgggatatagccattgacaacggtgatgccctacatacagcttgccatagaaaggagtaataaaaattggaagaaagcagtagaaaagcagagattcagaaggaacacagcacctccatacgcttatctgaaattcccaccattgaattacatgagtaactttatctttattttctgtttattttattattattcaaaaacccaataatctcttaaattagttaaatctgcctgactgggatttacaagatgaccatagcttgcttcataccaacaatctctgtgggattgacccttactcacgtaaggtttattacttggacgacctagtacacttgctgattagttgagcgaagttggaaagaaagtgctgagttaataaatgcgcataccaagttgaatgccattgttagagatcacaatttcgcccaccaacgGTCTTGCTAAGGCAAATTACTCAAGGTCAACAAATTCCACAAATGTTGCTACCTCCACCCCAACCTCCTAGAATTGAAGGGCCTTCTAGATATTGTGGCATTTGTGCTTGCAATGGTTACTACACCGATGAGTGCCCTCAAATCCAAGAGGACAACATATTGGCGGTGGCAAATCCTTATCCACAAAGGTCCAATTTCAACCAAGGCAATCAAGGATCttatcaatatggaggaaaccAAGGTCAAGGGTGGAGAGACAGTTCCAATCAAAGGTGGACTCAACCATCTCAAGCTCAACCTTATTCCAACCAACAAGTCTATTATCATTAACCTTCTCAAGTCCAACTACCATACCATCAACCACCACAACCTCACTAGCCACCATATCAACCACAAAGCCCACCTCCTTCCCAACCTAATCAACAATCACATTCCCAATCTCAAGCAAGGTATCAACCACCACACACTAGGCTTACCCTCCCTCAAAATAGTCAACCCTTCTCTTCAAACCAATCTCATATGAATGATGCAATTCAGAGTTTCATGCAAGAGCAAAGAGAGTTTCATAAGAAGCAAGAAACGTACATGGCAACCATTGCCGAAGCTCTATCCCATTTGACTCTTTCTCCTTCAAACACTCACAATACCTACCAAGCTTCCACATCTAGTTTTCTACTCTCTCAACCTCAACCAAATCCCAAGGGAAGCATCAATGCTATCACCCTCAACGGTCACAAATTAGATGAAGTTGTTCTTGAGCCTACAAGTTTGAGCAAGGAATCCCATAATAAAGGAATGGAAGAAGAAGTGGGCGTGGTTGGAGATGAGATGGAGAATATTGCAAGAGAAGAGGAGGATCTATTGAAGGTCAAGGAGCCCAAAAGGAAGAACCCTCTTGAAGAGCCTACACCAATCCCTTTCCCAACGGTGGCTAAAAAGGCTAAAAAACATGAAGACTTTGACCAAATGTGGTGGAGATCTTCAAGAATGTGGAAGTTACCGTGTCTTTTTTTCAAGCCATCCAACAAGTTCTAAAGTACGCCAAATTCCTAAAGGATGTTTGCACTCATAAGGACAAGATTGGTGAGCTAAACAAATATCTGGTGAATGACACTATTTCTTCTCTCATTCCAGAAAAGTATAATGATCCCGGTCCTTATTTGGTTGGTGGGATAGAGTTCATggattgcatgtgtgatttggGAGCTCGTGTAAGCATTATGCCCCTTCCTATCTATGAAAAGTTGAACTTGTCACCATTAAAGAGGTCCAGAGCGAGATTTGTGTTGACGGACAAGAGTATTGTGTCGGTTGTAGGAATTGC
The Arachis stenosperma cultivar V10309 chromosome 7, arast.V10309.gnm1.PFL2, whole genome shotgun sequence genome window above contains:
- the LOC130939740 gene encoding uncharacterized protein LOC130939740, with amino-acid sequence MATIAEALSHLTLSPSNTHNTYQASTSSFLLSQPQPNPKGSINAITLNGHKLDEVVLEPTSLSKESHNKGMEEEVGVVGDEMENIAREEEDLLKIFKNVEVTVSFFQAIQQVLKYAKFLKDVCTHKDKIGELNKYLVNDTISSLIPEKYNDPGPYLVGGIEFMDCMCDLGARVSIMPLPIYEKLNLSPLKRSRARFVLTDKSIVSVVGIAENVLVNIQELLFPVDFQILETPPIDSDKPSSILFGRPFLKTSRFKLMHFRGLTRLKLVGK